The Pseudonocardia broussonetiae DNA segment CCGCTTCGTGCCCTCGGGCATCCGGATGACGACCGGCGAGGTCGTGGAGGCCGACGTCGTGGTGTCGGCGACCGGGCTCTCCCTGCTGGCCTTCGGCGGCATCGAGCTGAGCGTCGACGGCACGCCGGTCGACCTCGGCGAGGAGGTCACGTACCGCGGCGTGATGCTCAGCGGCGTCCCCAACTTCGCGTACTGCATCGGCTACACCAACGCGTCGTGGACGCTGCGCGCCGACCTGTCCTCCCGCTACGTCACCCGCCTGCTCGGCTACATGCAGCGCCGCGGGTACGCCATCGCCACGCCGTCGCGCGAGGCCGCGGGGGAGGGGCGCCGGCCGCTGCTGGACCTCAGCTCGGGCTACGTGCAGCGCGCCATCGACCGCTTCCCGCGCCAGGGCGCCCGGAACCCGTGGACGACGCGCCAGAACTACGTGCTCGACGCCCTCACCGCGCCGTGGGCCGACCTGCGCCGGGACATGGCGTTCACACCTGTGTCCGCGCCCGCGCCTGTGCCTGTGCCTGCGCCTGCGCCCGCCGCCCGTCCCGTTTCCCCGGAGACCGCCCTGCAGGAGAGCGCCCGATGAAGCCCTACCGGTTCGCCGGCCGCACCGCCGTCCTGACCGGTGCCGCCAGCGGCATCGGCGAGCAGCTCGCGCACGGCCTCGGCCTGCGCGGCAGCGACCTCGTGCTGGTCGACCGCGACGCCGAGCGCCTCGACGCCGTCGCCGCCGCGGTGCGCGAGCGGCACCCCGGGATCGCGGTGTCGACGAAGGTCGTCGACCTCGCCGACCGGGCCGCGACCGCCGCGCTCGCGCAGGAGGTCCTCGCCGAGCACCCGCGGATCGGGCTGCTGATCAACAACGCCGGGGTCGCGCTCGGCGGGCGGTTCGCGCAGCTCACGCTCGAGGAGTTCGAGTGGGTCATGGACGTCAACTTCCGTGCGCCCGTCGTGCTCACCCACACGCTGCTGCCGGCGCTGACCGCCGAGCCCGGCGGGCACCTCGTCAACGTCTCCAGCCTGTACGGGCTGATCGGCCCGGCGGGGCAGTCGGCGTACTCGTCGAGCAAGTTCGCGATCCGCGGGTTCAGCGAGGTGCTGCGCCACGAGCTCGCGCCGCTGGGCACCGGCGTCACGCAGGTGCACCCCGGCGGGATCCGCACGCGCGTCGCGGAGAGCGCGCGGGTGGGGTCCGGGGTGTCGGCCGAGGAGGTCGAGCGGAGCCAGCAGGCGTTCCGGTCGCTGCTGACCTACCCGCCCGAGAAGGCGGCCGAGGAGATCCTCGACGGCGTCGAGCGCCGGCGGACGCGCGTGCTGATCGCGGCGAGCGCGAAGGTCCCCGACGTGCTGGCGCGCGTGCTGCCCGGCTCCTACGGCGGGGTGCTCGACAGGCTGACCGCCGTGCTGGCGAAGCGGGCGCGGGCGTGAACGGGGCGTTCGTCGACGTCCGCGGCGCGCGGGTCCGGGTGCACGAGAGCGGCGACCCCGCGCTCCCGCCGGTCGTGCTGCTGCACGGCATCGGCCGGAGCCTGGAGGACTGGGAGCCCCAGCACGAGCGCCTCGCCGACGACCACCGCGTGATCAGCCTCGACATGCCCGGCTTCGGGTTCTCGCAGCGCCTGCCCGGGCCGGTCACGCTGCGCTCGCTGGCCGACGGCGTGCTGGCGACGCTGGACGCCCTCGGCGAGCACCGCCCCGTGCACCTCATGGGCAACTCGCTCGGCGGGGCCGTCTCGCTGCAGGAGCTGGCGCTCGCGCCGGAGCGGGTGGCGACGCTGACGCTGGTCAACAGCGCCGGGTTCGGCAAGGAGGTGGCGATCGCGCTGCGCATCCTCGCCGTGCCCGGGGTAG contains these protein-coding regions:
- a CDS encoding SDR family NAD(P)-dependent oxidoreductase — its product is MKPYRFAGRTAVLTGAASGIGEQLAHGLGLRGSDLVLVDRDAERLDAVAAAVRERHPGIAVSTKVVDLADRAATAALAQEVLAEHPRIGLLINNAGVALGGRFAQLTLEEFEWVMDVNFRAPVVLTHTLLPALTAEPGGHLVNVSSLYGLIGPAGQSAYSSSKFAIRGFSEVLRHELAPLGTGVTQVHPGGIRTRVAESARVGSGVSAEEVERSQQAFRSLLTYPPEKAAEEILDGVERRRTRVLIAASAKVPDVLARVLPGSYGGVLDRLTAVLAKRARA